ATATTTCTTTTACAACTAAATTCCTAGCTCTATTAATGGTCATAAAACAAAGATACAAATGTTCTTCAAGTTCATCTACTTGATCCATAAAATTTGAGTCATTCTTCCTAAGCCGCCGCGCCACTTCTTCACCGGCTTGAGCATGTAGGTGACAATCGGCTCGAACCGTCAAAAACTCGACCATGTATCGTATATGTTCAAGCTCATCATCAAGCCGAGCCACAAGCCGGCTAATCGTATCCAAATCCCTATTCAATATGTAGGTCCCTTTAGCGGCTGCATCAAGCTGAGCCGATGTCTTAGCCAGTTGTTTTGTCGAGCTCGGGCCGCCTCTTATAGCCATTATAAGGCCCGGTACCGCCATAGCCATGGCTACAAAATGGGTTATGACTACGATAGTTATCGTAGTCGTTAGGGCTACGAGAAACACAGCCGAGCCGACTTTTAAGCTGTTAAGTACGTGCAGCTTGGCTTTAACCTTATCACGACGTGACTCAAGCCGTTTAAGTAGCTCGGAACAGCTCGATTTCACGGCTTGAAACCTAGCCGACGAGGACGAGGAATGAACAAACGGGTTAATGGATTTAGTGATTTCGGTTAGTCGGGTCGAAATTTTTGAGAAATGGTTATAATTAGGGAAATCAAAGGATTCTAGGGTTTTCTTTAGGGATCGATACTTGATACGCAATCGATCCGTATCTTTTAGTAATTGGCCACATAAAATCGAAGCGTTAGCCGTATGCTCGAAATAATTCGAGAGAAGGGACGTGTTTTTCGGTTGGTTTTCGGTTACGGATAATAATTTGGTCACGGTAGGTTGATCAGGGTCTAAAAGATGTTCAACGAAGATCCTATAAGAAAGTAACCTTGTTGCCGAGGTTGGTCCCAGAGATTTCCGTGCGAATGTGTCTTTTTTACATGTCAGTGCCATGACACGACCCCAAAACTCGTTATATGATTCCGTTCTAAAGGCGTTTGCGTATTCTTCTCGAACATCCACGTTAGAATGGACATGAAAATCACTCGATGTTGAAACTGCAACATTAAacccaggaaaaaaaaaaaaaggttagcCCGTATACTCGTACGTAGTACCACGTAACATTCAACATATTCTTGTGACAAAATAATTAATGTGCTCACAAAATCGGGTAAACAATTAGTTAGTTGAAGACTTGCTGTTAGATTAGTACCATTAATAAAAGTGACAATGACACAATTATGAAAAGGATGGGATTATAAACTTAAACCACAAAAACAAAATCCAGCAACGTAACACTTATAACAACCAACCGTATTATCTAGTTGTTGCTTCACCCGGATGCCTAGCTGTGATTATATGATCCAAAGTTTTTACtaacctccgtttcaaaaagatctttacagttactatttgcacgaactccaatgcaatatttaactactaatatatccaatttcggaTGGGAAAAaattaacaagatcttacatgtaacttttttatgtatatagtggtgagaatttacggtcaaagtttttatactttgtacacattttccaaagcgtaaagaactttctgaaacggaggtagtactttTTTGAAAAGTTAAAGGTATACGGAATACGTACGAATATACGACTATACGAGTCAATCAACTAGGAATCTTAATTCATCGATATAAAATAAGAAATTTTGTTTATCTATATAAAGGTCGATCAATAATTTAATGTATTTGAACATATTATGTTGCACGATAAGCAACGAATCACTATCTAGTTATCAATGCTTATAAGTTTATAAGATTTTTCTAAATTATGATTGTGAtacatattaattaactaatttaaGGTGTCAATTATTATGTTGTCACACTCCATGATAATACTTTAGCACCGGCATAGTTTGAACTCACAAAAATGTCCAACTTGTTTTGCCCCAATTTCTTCGTAACATTTttgatactccgtatttatttttgaaaaacacaCTAAATATTTGGTTATGTTGACTCTTACGTCTCGTTTAATATTAGGCCAACATTATGAAAAATGTTGGTTgttgaataataataatcctATGTTTAATTTATTAGTTCATCAAAATGCATAACTAGAAAGTGTACTAACCGACTAACCAATGacttaacaataataataaagatcGAAATCATAAAATCTACTAATATTCTATTAACAAAATGCATTAAGTAATTTACGTGGTACAAACTTGtatcaatttatttatttattttattaggaTCTTATTAACACTTATCACATGTTAGCCAGCTCACCTATGCAGACCTTATTTGAGCCACTCTCAAACAATTTTGCTGCTGATGTGGCTCGATTTTGTGACTTCTAAGTCACAAGGTCAGTTTCCAACAACTTCATCTACTTATGTTGATTAGCCGATTGAATTATGGCACTCTATACAGGACTCTCcccgtaaaaaaataaaaataaaatatacatgacTCTTGAATGCACAATTTATTTTAGACACTTTGGGACCATTTTAGTACCATTTTGGAGATCGCATATCGTATTTCCGCGCTGTCTTAAACTCTTAGGCCCTTAGGTAAAAAGTACTAGTTGATGAAATACATGTAGTAATAAGGGCGACCTATGAAAGGTGGCATTGATTTTAATAGCTTGATTGTTTGGCCAACCTTGGTGCCCTAATAATAATTGTTAGTTAGTTGTTGCCTTGTTTGATCCTCTATATGCAAATTAATTTAACCTACCCTAAACTTTCCCTAACAAATAATGCAACAATGTCAATTGTTTGGCTTAATTGATAGAATTGTTAAAGAACGGTATGAACTATCAACATAGAGTTGGTAACATGTTTAATTATGTCATTAAATTACATTCCAACTTCGATCCCTATCAAGGTTTCATAAGAAATACATAGCGGGCGACTTATGTTAACTACACTTAGATTTAGTGACCAATCTTACTTAGGGTAAACACATAGACACTCGTTGTAACCTGAACTTGTCACAACTGGATTTATTGGAACTGCTTGAACCTGATTGATCTGGTAGAACTTGGTTGAATCTGATTGGAACTTTTTTGATCTGATCAGGCGTAATTACAAGAGAGTAAATGTATAGGACCTGATTGGAACTTATTATCATTATAAAACATGGTTTCAAATTTGTACTTATTAGACTTATAACTTATTTTTAGCTAGCTTAACTTATAACCAAGGTAACCATTACCTAATTGATAAGTTAATTTATGGGTTGGTGTACATTAGAGAGATGAATTCCTGATTTTGGGACCAAGGGTCTACCACCATGTTAGAAGTGACCACGTACAAATGTACAATGAGAGTGAGGTTCAACTGTATTTGTTTGctaataattacggagtatttgtATAATATAATTATCAACATACCgttgaaatattgaattatggtTTATGTACCACTTTGAGTTTTCGGACTCGAAATATCATTAATgggcttttttttctttctttttttgacATTGATCCTTAATGGGCTTAATGGCCTATAAAAGTGTTTAATTTGGGCCGACATGGTTAGCTATATATTGGCCATATTTATAAGGACCTTTTTGACAAAAACTATCTTAAAAGtatttaggaaaaattgataagAATAATCCTAACTTTCACTCATCTTCTAAAAATAATCTCAACTTTGAATTATTTAGAATAATCCAACTTTTGAGGttaccttctcaaaataatccaaagTCTTTTTTTCTTGTCATTACTAAACCATTTTGAATCTATTATACATAGGCAAATTAATAGTTTTAttttaagaaaatatgttcGAAAGTTAGGATTACTTTAAGAAGATGAGTGgaagttgggattatttatttcagtttttccaagtatttattgttttttactacctaaaacaaaaaacaCATTTTTATGTTAGAAACACTACCACGGTACCACCTTGCAGTTTTTTTCTATTTTCGAAGCATTACCATCTTACGATTATATTAATCTACAATTTAACTTTCTATTTACTTATGCATGCATATAAATTGTTCTATAATGGAACAATATAATCTAACTAATCCACACCTTTTAAGCCTATACATATACAAGTACTAATAAAATGCACATATCAATGACATATTGGCATAGTGATTAA
This genomic stretch from Spinacia oleracea cultivar Varoflay chromosome 3, BTI_SOV_V1, whole genome shotgun sequence harbors:
- the LOC110784075 gene encoding UPF0496 protein At3g49070; the protein is MGKMRRIISRTKKVFSSSVSTSSDFHVHSNVDVREEYANAFRTESYNEFWGRVMALTCKKDTFARKSLGPTSATRLLSYRIFVEHLLDPDQPTVTKLLSVTENQPKNTSLLSNYFEHTANASILCGQLLKDTDRLRIKYRSLKKTLESFDFPNYNHFSKISTRLTEITKSINPFVHSSSSSARFQAVKSSCSELLKRLESRRDKVKAKLHVLNSLKVGSAVFLVALTTTITIVVITHFVAMAMAVPGLIMAIRGGPSSTKQLAKTSAQLDAAAKGTYILNRDLDTISRLVARLDDELEHIRYMVEFLTVRADCHLHAQAGEEVARRLRKNDSNFMDQVDELEEHLYLCFMTINRARNLVVKEILDLHSR